A stretch of DNA from Gimesia chilikensis:
CAGGAAAAAGAACAACAACAGAAAGAACGGGCAGAACAGAAACAGGCCGAGAAAGTACGTCTGGAACAGGAACGCACAGAAAAAGCGAAACTGAAAGAGGAACAGGCGGCCGCTGCGGCTGAGAAGAAACAGGCAGCCAAAGCAGCTGCGGAAGAAAAGGCCGCACAGAAAGCGGCTGAAAAAGAAGCTGCGAAACAGGCAGCAGCCGAAAAAGCGGCCCAGAAAGCAGCGCAGAAAAAGGCCGTGAAACAGCCCGATCCTGAACCAGAATCGGAAACAGTCGATGAAACGTCCGAACCGGAATCTCAAGTCGAGCAACCGTCAGAACAGCAGCCCACTTCGAGCAAGCGGTCTAAGACGGTCAAAAAGAAAACACGCGTCGACCTGAATCATGATCCGGAACAGCTGAAAGGGTTGAGCAAGCGCGAACGTCGCAAGCTGCAGAAACAGTGGCGTGACGAAGAGCGTCGTCTGGCGGCACAGGAAGCCGAGGACTGGGAATAATTCTCCCGATTTTTGTGATCCGGATTTGAATTTCGCTCGTTTCCCTGCCCGATTCGTTATAGACTGACGGTCATCAGGCGGTCACCCCCTTGTGTTATTCCCTCGATATCGCCTGTTTTCGACACAGTTTTCGCTCCGCCAGCCGGAAAAAAGGATAAGCGACGATGTCCGACGACAATTTTTACGCAGACGATGATCAATTCAAACCGGAAGAATATTCGGCTCCCCCCAAACAGGGAATGAGCTCCGGCGTTAAGATCCTGCTCATCCTGCTGGCGCTCGGGGGCATCGGCATGCTGCTCTGTTGCGGCGGTATCTTCTATGCCGTACGGAACGTGAAGGCCAAGGTAACTGAGAACAAACAGGAAATCACCGAAATCCAGAATGAGATCGCCACGATCAACATTCCCGAATATTTCGTTCCCCAGATGGGCATGTCGGCGGATGTCATCGGCAAAAAGATCCTGATGGCGATCTACGAGGAAAAAGAGAAAGATGGCGGACTGGTGCTGATGAGTTTCGGTATGCCGAACGATGGCATGGTCGACATGAACCAAGAGTTCCGTCAGAACCTGAAACAGCAGAATCAGAACCAGCGGGAACTGAAGATCGATAAAACGGAACAGAAAGAATTTGAAATCAACGGTGAAAAAGTCGAGTTCACGTTCGCCGAAGGCACGGATAAGAACGACAAGAGGTTTCACCAGGTCATGGGTGTCTTCCCGGGCAAAACCGGAGCCACTTTCCTGTTCCTGCAGATCGCGTCTGACAAGTACAACGCAGAAGACATTGAGAACATGATCAAGTCGATCAAGTAGTCACAATCTGACTTCAGTCACTTCACTGGCCCGAATCCCTGTTCGGGCCAGTTTTTTATGCGCGTGATCCCGTTAACGGAATTAAGGACCACTGATCACTTTGACCTCAGGCGGCTCGGCCAGGTCAATCCATAAGCGTTGATCCACTTCCTGGCTGGGCTTTCCGTCATGCACGTAGAACCGATAGCGTGAGACATAGGGTTGGCCCGGCTGGATATCAAAGGGATCGAGCGAAGCGACCGCGAAACAGAAATAAGGCATCGTGGGATGCAGTCGCACTGGTTGTGGGGACCGGAAATTGGTCGGTGCACTGAAAATCGCCACCCCGGCGGTTTCGTCGCCCAGGGGACCATACATCTCGACCCAGTGTGGCCGAGACTGGTTGCCGTTGGTCTTGTTCTTGCCTTCGCTGGTCAGATAATCATAGCCATGGTTCGTATGCCAGTCGGCGTGTCCGCGAATGGTCATGCCGCCGTAATGGATCTTATCAATGGTGACCGGTTTTTCGGTCGCACACTTCTGGACAGAAACGATATCAAACAGGAACTGTTTCTCCAGCGCATAGACGCGGACTTTCCAGTTTTCGTTGAGCATCGTCACGGGGCCCGTCTTTTTCGTCAGGTCGATGTGTTCGATGGAAGTATCTATTTCGCCGAACACCGGACCACCAGTAAATGAATTGACCTGGCTGTGTGCGACTTTCCCCAGTTTGGATTTCTGATCCCAGCCGTTGTTTTCTCGCCCTTCGAAGAGGATCTTTCGCCAGGAAAACATGATGCCATGCTGGTGGGCATGGTCAGGGTTGAAGTCGTCGGTAATCACTTTGCCGGAGGGCGTATAAAGCGGATGAATGTAACCGCTCTTGTCGTAGTAAGACTCATCCCGTTTCGGTGCCTTGACGATGGCGTGATTGTAGGTCAGCACCGGCTTGTCGGCGACTTTGACATTCAGATGGCTGCCATCATCGACGACAGTCACCTGCTCGGCCGGCTTCGTGAATTGCGCCGCATGGAGGCGATATTGACGCGAGGTGCCTGCAGGCAGCGGTTTGCTGAGAATCCAGACCAGAGTCCGTTTGGAATCCGAGGCATCAATCTGCACCGGAACTTCCTTTCCGTCATCGAGGCAGACCAGCGTCAGCTGTTTCTGATTCTGAAGTGGTTCAGGTACGGGGAGACTGATGACGGTCTGCTGCCGATCGTGTTTGCCGGCGCTGACTTTCAGGGTGACGGCGGGACCTGCATACAGGGATGCATCGGTCCCTGCAAACAGTGCCAGCATCAGGAGTGCGATAGTTCGTAGTTGTGATTTCATGTATGACTTCAATCTATAAAGCGGCATCTTAGAGTGTCCATCCTTTGCGGTATTCGCGTTGTACGTATTGCGCGGCCTGGTCGGTATTCGTGGCAGCACCTTTGTCTGCATCCCATTCCACTTTCTCGCCGACGCGGAAGGCGAGATTGCCCAGCAGGATTGTTTCCGTTAATGGGGCTGCATAATCGAAGTGGCAGTTGGTTTTGCCGTTGCCTTTGCAGGCTTCATACCATTCCTGGCGATGATTGCCGATTGCCGGTGGAATCGTTTTCGGCGGTGCTTTGAAGCCGGCGAATTTTTCTTCGGGCAGCAATACGCGCTTACCGTAATCCGCGGCCAGCATGCCATCGGTGCCGACAAACAGAATTCCCGCCGCCCATTCGGGGCCACCCAGTTCGAGAACAGGTTCGGGGGTGTTGCGTCCGTGGTACCAGATCACTTCGACGGGAGGCTTCGAGCCCCGGGCCGGAAACTGCCAGTGACAATCGAGCCAGAACGGAGTGGAATCGGGGTGCAGATCGGGGCCCTTGGTTTCGACCGCATTGGGATACTGCAGATCCAGCGACCAGAAAATCAGGTCCATGTAGTGGCAGCCCATGTTCCCCAGCGTGCCGTTACCAAAGTCCCACCAGTAGTGCCAGTCGTGGGGATGGTAACAGGGATGAAAGTTCTGCATCGGCGCCGGGCCGACCCAGAGATCCCAGTTCAGGGTTTTGGGAATCGGCTGTGGTTCGGCAGGACGATCAACGACATGCTTATAACGTCGCCAGCCTCCCGGTCGTCCAAACCAGACGTGGACCTGCTGCACATCGCCGATGGCTCCAGATTGAATGAGCTCGACCGTCCGCCGGTAATTTTCCCCGGCGTGGTTTTGGGTGCCCATCTGGGTGACGACCTTTTCCTCACGGGCCACACGCTGCATTTCGCGGACTTCATGTATGGAGTGGGCCAGCGGCTTTTCGCAGTAGACGTGTTTGCCGCGCCGCATGGCGTTGACAGCGATAGTGGCGTGGGTGTGGTTGGGAGTCGTCACGACGACGGCGTCGATCTCGTTTTCCAGCTTATCGAGCATGACGCGAAAATCGGCGAAGGATTTCGCTTTCGGAAACTTCGCCTGGTATTTATCAGTGCGGGCGGAATCGACGTCGCACAGGCCGACAATGTTCTGGCTGGAAACCAGTCCCAGGTTCGCGTTCCCCTGGTTCCCCAGCCCGATACAGGCAATGTTGAGCTTCTCATTCGGTGAGGTGCTTTCTGCCTGGGCCGTGTGTGCCCCGAGCCAGAGGCCCGCCCCGCTCAACAACGATGTTTTGAGCATCTCTCGTCGTGTCACTTCAGTTGACGAACTCATGAATAATCCTTTTCCTTTCATCAGCGGCGGTTGGATTGCCGGTTTTCAATCAAATCGTAGTGGTCAATTCAGGTCGCGTGATTTCAGGGAGCCTGTTCGAGATGAAAGACAAACTTATTGTCCGCATCGGGAGAGACCTCGCCGATGAGTTCACTGTCTGTATTGTATTTCTTCGGAATATACGATTCCATGACATCCTCTCCAAAATCACCTTTCTTTCCGGTCTTGCGTGAGGCAAAGATCAGCACCTTTTTTCGGCCGACCGAGCTGGAAAACTCGAAATGGCCCTGCTGAATGACTCCCGCAGAGGCGCTCCCCTTGCCGTCAGCCGGCTCGAAGATGATATCCCCCTGAGGGAGTGGCGTCCCATCGATGGTGACATCCCCTTTGACGGGGGCCATCACCGGGCCGTCACTGGAACCGCAGGCCTGGCAGATTCCACTCAGTAACAACAGACACGCAACATGGAATACATTTTTCTTTCTGACGGTCATTCCGTTTCTTTCCCTGCAGAACAATCAACAATGGCAATTCAATCTGATTCTCTGTGAACGCACTGGAATCGGTTAGAACTCTCCGAGCACTTCACCGCCGGCGCGGGTGCCCAGGCTGCGAAAAGTGCTGGTATCGACATTGTCGGAAATGAAACGGACCGCGCCGTCTCCGAGCAGGAAATGTGCGCCGCCGGTATGGCGACTGCGGGCATAAACGGCATTGTCTCCGCCGGAACAGGAGGTACTGATGGGAGCATAGTCCCGCGAATAACCGTAGGTCACGGTATCGGGCACTGAGGTATTCGGGCCCTGCAGGGTTGTAAATGTTCCGCCGCCTACGTATTTGGTTCCCCAGACGCGGCCGCGTAAATCGCCCACGGTCAGGCAGTCGGCAACCGGACCAGCATTGGGAGTATCATCAACGAGATTGATCTCTCCGGCGGCGATCGTATTTGAAGAACCATCGGTGATGTCGCTGATGCGAACTTTCGAGATGTTGAAGAACATGCCATTCAGTTTGGGAAACGTTCCTGTCGCCCCCTGCGTCGTAGATCCCGAGCAAAGGAGGTAGTTCGAGTAGAATGTGCTTTTCTGACTGCCGATCTTTCCGCTGTTGGGATCTGAGGGGCACATGAAAACGGGCACCTTCACCGAACGTTGTGGATGGGAAGCGAAGTCGCTGACGGTACCGGACTGGAAGCCGTCCCGGAGTTTATCGTACAGCGGTGCCTGATCGACGTAGGGTAAAATCAGATGAAACCAGGACTGCCGGGCATAGTTCTGTCCGGTGTAAGCAGAAACGTTGACGCCACAGACCGTCGCGAAGGGGAAGACCCGATGCGTATCGTGGTAATTGTGGAGTGCGATGCCGAGCTGCTTCAGATTATTTTTGCAGGTACTGCGGCGCGCCGCTTCCCGCGCCTGTTGTACCGCCGGCAGTAAGAGCGCGATCAGAATCGCAATGATGGCGATCACCACCAGTAGTTCAATCAACGTAAAACCGTCTCTTCGTCTTTTCAGGTAGCCCATGTTTTCCTCTTTACGTTTATTAAATAACAGTAATACAAAAACCTCTTATGAATCAGGAACGTTTGACTATGGAACTCGTAATGCAGGCAGTGCTCAATGCAGCCAACGGTCAGTTAGCGGACTCGACGATCACGCGGAACTCGTCGACGTATTTTTCGCCTGAGAGCAGGACGAACGAAAGTGTTTTGCGATCGGCGGAGAGCATGACCTGATCGTAGCGGGCCTTGGGATCGACAATGCCCCTATCCACTTCGGTTCCCTGGTGATAAATGTCTCCGGCGGACTGTTTGACCGGCGGATGGAATAAGACATCGGTCCGGTTCAGCTTTTTCTTTTCGAGGATGACGCCCAGCACGGGTCGCTCAAATGTAATCTCCCCCTGCACCGGGAGAAAGGTTCCTTCCTGGAGGGCGGGATCATAATAAACGCGAAAACAATCGACCTTCGTCCCCGCGGGGAGCAGAATCGGATAGTGCAGTTTGTTCTCTGTGAGCTGCTCCTCCGGGGTTGGCGAGACCAGCACGCTTAAATCCCGGGGCAGCTTAACCTGACTGCGTTCGGGGAAGATGAAGGCCAGGTCGTCGTGTTCGAAGACCTGATACTTGCCGGTTGCGAGTGCCTCGGGCAGTTCTTCCTGGAAGATCACCGAGTTGGAATAACCTTTAATGCCGTATTGTTCGCCCCGGGTGCGAAAATCGGGGGTGTCTTCGATTCTTTTCTGACGCGAGTCGATTTTCGCCGACTGATGTTCGTCGAGCTGTCGACTGCTGCTGACAACGCCGGCCGGATCGACGAGGGACGCGATGACTTTGCCGCGAAAGACTTCAACCCGGGTATCTTCGGTTTCTGCAGTCTGTACGGAAAACAGTGTCCCCAGATCGATAACCCGACCGTGGGGCGTATCGACCTGGAACCCGATGCCCGTGCTGGGGACATTGGCGATGAACTTGCCTTCCTGCAGATGGATCGAATTCTTCCCGGTGACTTCATAAGCGGCGGGCGCGGAAATCAGAACGGTGGCCCCGGTCGGAAAGTGCAGTTCCGCCGATCCCTCAGCGAGGACCTGCCGGATATGATTCTGTACGCGTTCTCCCGAACTCAACACGACGGTTTCCGCTTCTTTCAGCTGGAAAGTTCCCTTCAGGAGATAGCCGCCCGTCAGCAGGAGCAATAACGCAGCGACCGCAACGACCGGATACCAGAGGCGGCGTACCGTCGGGCGTGGCTGCAGGTTGTCTGTCTCGGGGAGGAATTCTGTTTCAGTGGGAAGACCGAATACGTGGTCCTGGTCGGCGGCCCATTCGCGGAGGACGAGATCATCGCTGGCAAACTCGATCAGCTGTTCTGCGAGTTCGGGTTCGCGGCAGAGTCGTTCTTCGAGCCGCGCTGTCCCCTGGGCAGACAGGCTGCGATCCAGGTAAGCCTGCAACAGTTGATCGTCATTCAATTCGTTCACTCTCCTGACTCCTGCTGCAGACGCTGTGCGATGCAATCGCGCAAGATCGTCCGAATACGATGAATTTTCGCGTAAACCGCGTTCACATTCTGACCGAACTGCCGGGCGACCCGGGTACCGCATTCACCTGAGGTGTTGTAATAACGGGCGATCAACTCTCGACTCCTCCGGGGCAGACGCTCCAGGCATTCCTGCAATCTCTCCTGTCGCTCCGAGAGCGGCTGACGCTGTTCCACATGATGGGCGGCGTCGGAGAGTGCTGAGATGACCTGCGGACTGACCGGCTGCTCTTTTTTCGACTTACGGTAAAAGGCGAGAACACGGCGAGAAGCGATCTCGCGTGCCCAGGGAAAAAAGCCGTCTTCGGTCTGCAATTGCGAAAACGACTCGACCACCGCCATGGAAACTTCCTGAAACAGGTCATCCGCGTCGGTGGGATTGCGTACACATGCATAGAGGTAGGCGTACAATGCCCCCTGATACTGCACGAGCAGCTGTGTGACGGCAGATTGTGAATCTGTCTCAGCAGGCATGTTTCGCTTTCATTGGCTGTTTGTTTCCTGATTAGTAAGGTCGCGAGCACGCGATTTTTTACGCGCAAAATTGAAAATTCACCATATTTTATCCCAAAAGTAGCTCAGGGGTGCCTGGAGGGCTATGATAGGCGTGCCCTGACCGGTGATTTTTGTGAAGTTGTGTCTCCCACGCTGGCCACTGCACGGGCTTCTGACCGACGGGTTGAAATAATCCATGATTCCTCAACACTGGAGTGCTCCGATGCCAGTCCTGTCCCGTTTTGCTTTACTGATGCTGTTCTGTCTGAGTCTAGTGCTCGTCGGTGGAAATTCCAACGAGTTGCGGGCTGAGTCACGCCCGAATGTGCTGTTCATTGCCGTGGATGACCTGCGGCCCGAGCTGGGCTGTTATGGAGCGTCACATATTCAGAGTCCGCACATCGATCAGTTGGCGGCCAGTGGTCTGCTGTTCAATCGGGCTTATTGCCAGCAGGCGGTCTGTTCGCCTTCGCGGACGAGCCTGATGACCGGGCTGCGTCCCGATTCGACGAAGGTCTACGATCTGGATACGCACTTCCGTAAGACGGTGCCCGATGTGGTGACACTGACACAGCAGTTCATGAAGCATGGATACAAATCGATCGGGATGGGCAAAATCTATCATGGGAGCCTGAACGATAAGGCGTCATGGGATGCTTACCCCACGGTCAGAGGCAGAGGATATCAGCTGCCTGAGACGCTGGCGGGAATTCGGGAACGGACTAAAGGACTCGACGTAAAAAAAATGAACTGGCGGCAACGTTCTAAGCTGACGCGGGGGCCCGCTACGGAGATGGCGGATGTGCCGGACAAACAGTATCGCGACGGGGCGATCGCCGAACAGGCGATTAAATCACTCCGGGAGTTGAAACAGAATCAGCAGCCCTTCTTCCTGGCGGTCGGATTTCTGAAGCCGCACCTCCCCTTTGTGGCGCCGCAGAAGTACTGGGATCTCTACGACCGCAGGCAGATCAAGCTGGCTGAGAACCGCTTCCCGCCTGAGAACGCACCGAAATTCGCGTTGACCAACTGGGGAGAACTGCGGAACTATTCTGACATGCCGGCCAAAGGGGATCTGACCGACGAGCAGCAATTGCAGTTGCGGCACGGTTACTATGCCTGCGTCAGTTTCACTGATGCAAACATTGGTAAAGTGCTGGATGAACTGCAGCGGCTGGAACTGGATGAGAACACGATTGTGATTCTGTGGGGCGATCATGGCTGGAAGCTGGGCGAACACAACGGCTGGTGCAAGCATACGAACTTTGAAAACGACACCCGCGTGCCGCTCATCATTCGGGCACCGGGGATGCAGGCGCAGGGAAAAACCAGCGAGGCCCTGGTGGAATTTGTGGATATCTACCCGACGCTCTGCGATTTAGCGGGACTCCCCCTGCCCGCGCACCTGGAAGGGACCAGCTTCAAACCGTTGTTAAGCAACCCGCAGCGTCCCTGGAAGCCGGCCGCTTTCAGCCAGTATCCACGGGGACGCGTGATGGGTTATTCGATGAAAACGGATCGCTACCGCTACACCGAATGGCAGGACCGTAAGTCAGGTAAGGTCGTCGACCGCGAATTGTACGACCATCGGCAGGATGGTGCCGAGAACGATAACATCGCCGGTCAGCCGGACCAGAAGCGGGTGGTGAAACAATTGTCGGCTCAGCTGAAAAAGAACTGGAAAGGGGCCGTGGTGCCTGATTGAGCTGGGGGATATTGGATGCAGTCTTGCAGTGGTAGCCATTATTGAATCCTGACACGTTTTCTATTTCTCGTTGGTTTATCAGGAGTAAGCAGTATGAGCTTTTCCCATTTTCTCAGTGCGACAATTCTTCTGTGGGCTGTATTCGCCGGACCTGTGGACCGACTGTTCGCGCTACAGGAGAACTCACCGACGAAGGAGTATCTCGGGTTTCCGGAGAATATCAAAAAACAGCAGACAGTCGCCTGGCAAGATACACAGGTCCCATTACTGCGATCAGGGGCTGAGTCACCTGAGATGATCACAGGAAAACGTGCCGTTTATAAACTGAAGCATGGCTCCCGAAAGCGGACCATTCCTGTGGTTATCTTCTCCGATCCCCAATCAGGCCTGACCTGGGCGGGCCCCGAACAGAATACTTATCTGGTGTTGCAAGAGGGGATTCTGGGCTTTCGCCTCATAGGAGATCGCATCGACTGGTGCGAGAGTTTACTGCAGCGTGATCCGAATGCGGTCTCCCCTGAACTGACATCTCGTTTTGAACAGGATATCTCAGGCTTCACATTGCTGCAGTCAGCGCTACCATTAAGCAATGTGTTGAAACAAGAAAATACAACCCTGCTGGGGGCGCATATCAAAAACCCGTGGATGTTTACGAATGGTGCATTCAGCTCTCAAGGTGCCACCCCGATTCTCAAAAAGCTGCAATGGGACGCCGGCTTATTGAAACTCGATTTGACTGATCGGACGAAAAAGTTTGCTGCGACGGTCTGGATTGATCCCCAGACCAGAAAGGTAAAGAAAACTGAGGAGAAACCCTGGAGCTTTTTTGGTGACAGCAACCCAAAAGTGAAGCAGTAAAGATAGTTTTTCTCAGGAGTCAGACAATGCTTCTTACATTGACTGCCTTTGCACTTTGTTTTCTTTTCACTGTCATTGATCAGGTTTGTCTTTCCATCGCCTGTCGGCATGCGCGAAATGCAGACTTGATCATCAGTAAGCCGAATGAACTTCTTAATGTGCGTGAATTGAAAACATGGTCGATGATTTCTGATTTCGCCCGTTGTGATTCGAATGAGAAATTAAGAGACCTGGTCACAGTGCATGACTTCCTTTTCAAAGCTCGTATTGTGACTTTTCTCCTGTTTATCCTGGCAGGTCTGTACTCTGTAACCAAATGGTAAACGGCATCAGACAAGAATCGTGTCTTTTCTCCCTGTCGCCCGGCGGGCGGACACGTGGGTCCGCACGCTCCTATTCCGGGGTTGGCAGGCTGGTTCTGAGTTGATTTTTCAACCGGGGCTAAGGCCCTGCGGCTGCTTTGATTTGAGCGGAATAGCGTTTGCCACCGTGATGTACTTTGATGATCTCACTGATTACCGGCGGCTAGCGCCTTGCCGCTCAGGAGGATACGGGGGCGATTGCAAATCACGTTTTGGAAGCATCCGATTAATCATCACATGATGAATCCATTGTTGAGATCGGGGAGATGTTGCCAGAGTTGCAGCATTCCCTCGCGTGTGATTGCGGTGCCTCTTATTTCGAGCAATTTCAACTGAGTCATGCCGTTTAAGTAGGGCAGGCCTGCATTCGTTACTTTCGTGTGATCGACCCACAACGTTTTTAGCCTGGGGAGCTTTGCAATTTCCTGCAGAAACGGATCTTCGATGTTGCTTTCAATCAAATTCAGATTTTCAAGATCTTGGCATTTGACGATTTGTTGGAAACCTTCCACGGTCAACTTATCGCATTCACGAAACGAGAGTTTCTTGAGTGATGTGAACTTGACGGTGGCGAATCCGGTTCCGGTTATTTTTGTATCCCCCAGGTCAAGTATTTCCAGTCGCTGCAGGGACGCTAATTTTGCAAGCCCTTCGTCGCTAATTTGCGTTCCATTAAGATATAAATGCGTTATTTCATTGGCACATGATTGTTTAAAAATGTCCAGATCGAGGTCATCAACATTTTGGTTAGCAAGTTCTACCAAACAAATATCGCCAAGTTCATTTTGCAGGGAGACCCCATCTTTCTTCTCAACGAACGCAGCTAATTCATCCATACCATTCCTTTCTTATTATTGAGTTCACTGATTGATCATGTTGACGAATCGATGAAGGGAGCAGGATCTGAATCTTCAGTTCGATCTGAAATGTTTCCTACTCGCTGTGCTCGAACCGAATTGCACTCGGGCCTACCCGGGGCGCTTGCGAATCACGTTTCAATGCATCCGATTAAGCATCACATGATCAATTCCTTGTTGAGATCGGGGAGATGTTTCCAGAGTTGCAGCATGCCCTCTCGTGTGACTGCAGTGCCCCTGGTACTGAGCGATTTCAACTGAGTCATGTCGTTCAAATATGGCAGACCTGCGTTTGTCAGTCTGGTGTAATCAGCCCACAGAGTTTTTAGCCTGGGGAGTTTGGCTATTTCCTGCAGAAATTGATCGTCGATGTTGCTTTCAATCAAATCCAGTTTTTCAAGATTTTGGCAGTTGACGATTTCTTTGAATCCATCCACTGTCAGCATATCACATTCATATAATGAGAGTTTCTTAAGTGATGAGAACTTGACATTGGCGAATCCGATCCCTGCAATTTCTGTGCCCCCCAAGTCAAGGTCCTCCAGTCGCCGCAGGTACGTTAATTTTGCAAGCCCTTCATCTGTCACTTGTGTGCCGCTGAGAAATAAATACGTAATTTGAGAGACGCCTGATTGCATAAAGATGTCCAGATCCTGGTCATCTACCTTTTGGTTCGTCAGATCTACCCAGACAAATTCGCCCTGTTCGTTTTGCGAAATGCGTCCGCCCTTACTTTCGACGAACGATATTAAATCTTCCATACCATTTCCTTTCCTGATCATGGATTTCAAATGTTGAGATTGATGAATTTCTGTTTTGTCGAGTTGAAGGGAGCGGGAACCGGATTCTTCGGTTCTCTTTGTGAAGTTCGGATCCGTTCCACTTCGCGATTTTCAGCTACGGGCGTGCGTTACTTTTGCTTAACATCGACCGTCGGGTTGACGGGATCAGCAGCAGCCCTGACAGAGAACATTGGGGGGCTGATTCAGAATCAGTATCACCAGGCGGGGACATGGGAGTCCGCACACCATAGTTCGATCTGGGATGATTCCTGCTCGCTGCGCCCGGCCCGAAATGCATTTGGGCCTAACGGTTGTGGCAACCGACGTCAGCGGGTTTTCAGTCAGGTGCCAATGAGAGCAGGATGGGATCAAATGGCATCTGGCAGACACGCAGGCCTGCTTGTACGGGTGATCTTAGCGGAAACTTGTTCGAGATGGAAGACATAATCGGGAATGAAGGATCTGGCGGGCGGATACGTGGGGTCGCACCCTGGTTTTCAGAGGTTGGCAGGCTGGTTATGGTTTGTTTGTTTCGACCGGGGCTAAGGCCCTGCGGCTGCTTTGGTTTTGCCTGTTGTTGTCGTGTCTTAATGCTGGCAGGTAGCGAAGTGTCACTGCAGACCATCTGACTTTGGGATCAGTTTTCCCAGATCCGATTATCTGGCGCGCAAAATCCTGTAACGAAGTCCAACAGTTCGAGTATTCGATCTTCTTCCTTTTCGGTTTTACATTCCTGGCGAAGACCTTCCAATGTCGTTCGAACCTTCTCCTGCTGAAAGCCCTCGCTTTTCACCTGACGCAGTTCTTCGATTACGAACTGTAATGATGTGTCAGATACGACGAGTATCTTAAGACGTTGTTTCAGTGAATGATCCATCTGATGTCTGAGTAAAAAGGTGTAAGCCAATTGTCCCCTGCTGCTTGTCGATTTCAGGGTCGACTATATGAAATAGAGGATACTCACGATTCCTATGGAAAATACGCCGGCTGCGAATGCAATTTTTTTGAATGTTTCTGGGGGGTATTTTTCTTTCAATCGCCGACCGAGCCAGAACCCGAAAAGACCGGCCATGAGTATGATGAAGAAAGGATAGCCATCCAGCCAGTTACCACCTGAGATGATGGGATTCGCGGCCGGTGCCATAAAGGCGCCCAGAACACCGAACATCATCGCATACCTGACACAGGTGGAGGCATCGAGTTGTTCTTCCAGTCGATAAGCGATCCACAATCCCATGAGAGACCAGACTGCAATCGTGCATAACCTGAAAGTGAACTCCCCCGGCAGGACAGCGCCGACGCCCATGCCTGCGATTACGATCAGCAATACGAGGAAATCCTTGAGATAGTTTTTCATTTTCAATACCCGATGTTCGTGTGAAACAGTTCTCAGCTTCGGAATGATATTTCTGTGATTGTTTAATGAGACAGCGGTAAGGTAGCGAGGACCTGAACTGGTTATTGGTTCAGATTAACATTTTTCAGCTAGGGGTGTGAGGGGCATTCCTTAAAATGATGGGTTTGGAATGTAGTTCCGTTGGTAATGATACTGGATTCATTATCACCCGGAGGGCGGACACGTGGGGCCGCACCCTGTTTTTCACGGTTGGTTTCCTGTTTCTGGATTGCTCT
This window harbors:
- a CDS encoding sulfatase, translating into MPVLSRFALLMLFCLSLVLVGGNSNELRAESRPNVLFIAVDDLRPELGCYGASHIQSPHIDQLAASGLLFNRAYCQQAVCSPSRTSLMTGLRPDSTKVYDLDTHFRKTVPDVVTLTQQFMKHGYKSIGMGKIYHGSLNDKASWDAYPTVRGRGYQLPETLAGIRERTKGLDVKKMNWRQRSKLTRGPATEMADVPDKQYRDGAIAEQAIKSLRELKQNQQPFFLAVGFLKPHLPFVAPQKYWDLYDRRQIKLAENRFPPENAPKFALTNWGELRNYSDMPAKGDLTDEQQLQLRHGYYACVSFTDANIGKVLDELQRLELDENTIVILWGDHGWKLGEHNGWCKHTNFENDTRVPLIIRAPGMQAQGKTSEALVEFVDIYPTLCDLAGLPLPAHLEGTSFKPLLSNPQRPWKPAAFSQYPRGRVMGYSMKTDRYRYTEWQDRKSGKVVDRELYDHRQDGAENDNIAGQPDQKRVVKQLSAQLKKNWKGAVVPD
- a CDS encoding leucine-rich repeat domain-containing protein — protein: MEDLISFVESKGGRISQNEQGEFVWVDLTNQKVDDQDLDIFMQSGVSQITYLFLSGTQVTDEGLAKLTYLRRLEDLDLGGTEIAGIGFANVKFSSLKKLSLYECDMLTVDGFKEIVNCQNLEKLDLIESNIDDQFLQEIAKLPRLKTLWADYTRLTNAGLPYLNDMTQLKSLSTRGTAVTREGMLQLWKHLPDLNKELIM